AAGATGGCTCCAACAAAGGAAGAAGAGATAAAACTCCGAGAGTACTCTGGCGATGTCTCAAAACTAGGAACAGCTGAAAGATTCCTTAAAACCATTCTCGATATCCCTTTTGCATTCAAACGAGTTGAAGCAATGTTGTATAGAGCCAGTTTTGATGCAGAAGTCAAGTATCTAAGGAACTCTTTCCAGACACTAGAGGTTAGTTAGTCACTCACTAAATGATTCAATCTCTCAAACGAATTTGTCTTGATAGTCTCAGTCCCTTATTTGCTTGTGTAGGACGCAAGCTTAGAACTAAAAGCAAGCAGGCTATTCCTTAAGCTCCTCGAAGCTGTTCTGATGACAGGAAACAGAATGAACGTTGGCACTAATCGTGGAGAAGCCAAAGCCTTCAAACTCGATACTCTTTTAAAACTCGTGGACATAAAAGGAGTTGACGGCAAAACCACATTGCTTCACTTTGTCGTCCAAGAAATCACAAAATCCGAGGCAACCACAACAACAGTAGATGAAACCATCGTCCATGAAAACAAAGACGGTTTCAGAAAGCAAGGATTACAAGTCGTGGCTGGACTGAGTAGAGATCTGGCAAACGTAAAAAAATCAGCCGGAATGGATTCCGACGTGCTGAGTGGGTATGTGACAAAGCTAGAAACGGGTCTTGAGAAACTCCGAGCTTTTGTAAAGACAgagataacaacaacaacaactccaGGGAAGTTCTTTGATTCGATGAAAACGTTTCTCAAAGAGGCCGAAGAAGAGATTCGAAAGATCAAAGGAGGAGAAAGAAAAGCTCTGTCaatggtcaaagaagtaacGGAGTATTTCCACGGGGACGCAGCAAAAGAAGAAGCACATCCTTTGAGAATCTTCATGGTCGTGAGAGATTTTCTCGGAGTTCTTGATAACGTTTGTAAAGAAGTTAAGACGATGCAGGAAATGTCGTCAGCGATGGGTTCGGCTTCAGCGAGATCGTTCAGGATTTCAGCAACAGCTTCGTTACCGGTTCTTCATAGGTATAAATCAAGACAAGAAGATACAAGCTCAGATAATGAACACAGCAGCAACTCTTCTACGTGatgaaacacacaaaacaaaagGCTGTACAGTTTCTTACACCGGAGACAAGGGATTAAGTTGGTGTTTCTCAAACCGGAGGAGATATTGAGTTGGTTAACTCGGAGAATATGGGCCGGTTCATGAAGGAACAAACACTACAATGATCAAATTTTCGTTAACAAATAAGTTTCTttgttaatttttcttttttcgtcGGCAGTTgaaatatagatagatatatgtataaatatatccTAATATCTTGAGGTTATTAGTGgagattttgtttattttggacGTTATAATCTTTATCCAATTCAAAAAGTTAGTAGTCGTATGACCACATAAGTAGGAATTATGAGATAGGTTAGAATCGTGTTTAcatcttttgtttcttgttgttttcttgttctAAAGGAATCAGAATCCAATACGAATGTACATAATAAAAGGAGATTTGTAAACGAAACGTACGTACATACAAATGTATGGTTGTAATATGAGTGCACGGATTTGAATTTGAGACGATGGATGTTTCCAACATTATTTAATGAAATACGAACATGTGATGTGAGTGAGACCGATTCTTCTGTACAGCTTGTACCACACGTCTCTCTTTCTTACTGCATTTGTCCCCTTGTGCGTCACTTTTTTTCTCCCACCACGATCTTTTCGTTGCAGTTTCCCATTTTTGGaagtataaaaaataacaaaactaagtAGGGTCGTATTAAACTTTGGTAGATTCCTGCTTTTATTTTTGTCGTGTTTCTTTCTCAACAAGACACTGagttaaaaacaacaaaaccacTAAACCGAAACGAGTAATCAAGCTCTATATAAATAAACCGGATCTAACATTCATAACCAACCAACTTATAGATTTTGACCACCAAATGtgatttttctttcatttcattttattatgTTACACTTTTTTTCAGGGAGAAGATCACAAGAAACGCTTAAAACTCGCCCTTCTTGGGACTGAAGAAAACGATTAAGACATGGTGGAGGAAGAGCTGGTCACGGGTAGAAAGAAAGGAGAGGCTCCAATTTTCTTAGAACCTAACACATTCTTCACCAGAAGTTTCCATCTAACCTCATCCTTCTTGCTCTGTTTCTCCATCTTCTCCTTAAAGTTTCTGCATAGTGGGACTCGACACTGATCAGAATCAGCGCAAACACGTGAATGCAACTCGAGGAGTTGCCACATTCTCTTGCAATGCACGCAACCTCCCGGAACCCTAAGCTTGCATCCAGCGAAATGCCTGATCAGCGATTCCAACCCTTTGCAAGCTTCGTAGTGACACGTGGCGTGGTTCGGTTTCAAATCTTTATCGTGTGGTCCTATAGTTTTACACCCGTCTCTGCATATATGAACAAGCGCTTCCATCGCTTCGTATAGCTGCGAGTATATCCTCTCTTCATTGCGTTTTCTGATCCTCTCTTTCCGAGCCTGCACATATGTTAACaacgttttagaaaaaattgGTAACGAGCCAGAGTtgcaaaatgaaattaattaacttACGTTTTCTTCGATGAAGACAGAGTCTCTAAGTTCTTTCTCGAGAAAGGGGTGGCTTTTCTTCATAGCTGTCCATGCTTCTGTCGCGTAAAGCTCCTTGAAGTGTTTCATGATCATACGGTGAGATATGACGCTGAGCCGAGGGAAATCACAGAGCAGGGCAAGCTGGAAGACGTCAATTACGTTCTCAGTGGTGAGCAAACCATGTTCTAGATGCCATTCACAGACCCGTTTCAGCTGAGGAACCACGTACGCGTGAGACAGAAGCAGCAAGTGCATTATATACTCATTCATCTCTTCTTTCTTATAGCTACAAACAAGAAAGTCAGGTTTAATAAAAACTAAGAGAATGTTAAAAGAGAGAGGTAAATAGTATAGAGAAGAGTACCAAGAAGAGTAGAGGAAACGAATGAAAACTCGGACAGCCTCATGAGGGACGCCACGGATTGAGATTGTATACCACTTTCCATGTTTTTTGGCTTGCTTCAACATGCCTTTGATCACACTTGAAGCAGTCCCCTGTTAAATtacaaacccaaaaaaaaaaaaaaaaaagactttagtCTAACCTAGAGATCCAAACAACACAAGGATCAATATaggattcaaaggagagagCATTACAATGATATTGGCATGAGCATAGACGATGCCGCCATTATCAGTGTAGATGACAACATTAGCTTTGTATCCGTCATTGAAAAGACGATCCCACATATCTCTTGTGGCTGTGGGAACGCAGGTGTGCTCTGGAGCTGCATCGTTGCGGTATCTTTTCTGGTGGCCATCAGATTTTGAAGGAAGAGGTGGAGGGATCGGTACAGAAGAAGAATCTGCAGCTTTTTGAAGATCAACACAAGCCATCACCATTTCTCCTTTTTATCTTTTCCCTCCCTGAAGCAAAACCAATTGAAACTTTTGATTACAAGTTAAATACAGAGATCTTTGCTTTTACTTCACACAATAAAAATTCTATGAATAATCAATCCATTATCATTTCACAAATGTTTTTCAAAGCTTTATTTACGATCAAGAATCATAACATATCTTGAAACATTTTCCAAGATTCCATGAAACACCTATGTTCCTCACACAATACGCAAAAAACAAACAATGG
The window above is part of the Brassica napus cultivar Da-Ae chromosome C3, Da-Ae, whole genome shotgun sequence genome. Proteins encoded here:
- the LOC106443870 gene encoding BTB/POZ and TAZ domain-containing protein 4; translated protein: MVMACVDLQKAADSSSVPIPPPLPSKSDGHQKRYRNDAAPEHTCVPTATRDMWDRLFNDGYKANVVIYTDNGGIVYAHANIIGTASSVIKGMLKQAKKHGKWYTISIRGVPHEAVRVFIRFLYSSCYKKEEMNEYIMHLLLLSHAYVVPQLKRVCEWHLEHGLLTTENVIDVFQLALLCDFPRLSVISHRMIMKHFKELYATEAWTAMKKSHPFLEKELRDSVFIEENARKERIRKRNEERIYSQLYEAMEALVHICRDGCKTIGPHDKDLKPNHATCHYEACKGLESLIRHFAGCKLRVPGGCVHCKRMWQLLELHSRVCADSDQCRVPLCRNFKEKMEKQSKKDEVRWKLLVKNVLGSKKIGASPFFLPVTSSSSTMS